Sequence from the Amaranthus tricolor cultivar Red isolate AtriRed21 chromosome 1, ASM2621246v1, whole genome shotgun sequence genome:
CCATACCCTGGTTATAGTTTTATGAgccataatttaaaaattttgattgaatttgtcACTTAAAGATCTAAAGTTAATGGTTTGTTGATTTATCTATGTTAATTGGGTGTGTATTTGGATGGTTTTGTAGATTAATTTGGAAATTTGAAaactatatttttgttgttatggTTTTTTCCCAAAAAACAGTATGCTTTTTTTGGTGTACATGTTGATTGttgcaaaattaaaataaagggCCCAACCGGGTTTGAACCGGTGACCTCTTGATCTGCAGTCAAATGCTCTACCACTGAGCTATGGACCCTTTGATTGTTAATTTACACctctattataataaaaaattgctGTGAGGAACGATCTTTTCGAGATGGTTCGTCTATCTTGGATCTGCAGTCAAATGCTCTACCACCTTTGATACTTATTTTACACctctattatttacaattcataATTACAAATTTCTTTAGTTTACATAAAAGTGTCTGATTTCAGTTGTCAGTCTTGTGAGTTGTGAGTTGTGAGTTGTGAACTTGTGACACTTAACAATGATAGTAGTGTAATATGTTATTTAGATTGATATGTCCATATCCAATTTGGTTGTCTTACACGCACTACATTCAAGTGTCAAGAATTTAACATGGATATTTGATTTAAGCCTCAAGTAATGTATATGCCATTTTCATACCTGATATGCTTTTTATTTGCAGAAAACAAACCCAGTGGTGGCTGAGATTTTCTCCCTTATGTCTAGAGATGAAGCCAGGCATGCTGGGTATGTATTATTCCCCCTTAATTATTTTCCAAACTAATAATCAGAGGTGGATCTAGTACAAAATCATATAATGTCGATAATATTTAGAAAATGTGCTTAGAGACTTGAATTCATATCAACGCATTCATATAAAAAAACTTCTACCAACTCAACCAACACATACATTAATATCTATACTTCTAGAAGTATATGATTTTATACATCATTGACTGATCTTATATCCGCCCCTAGACATAATCAAATCCAAGAAGTACTTATCTTGAAAAATGTTGTCAACTGCTGCTATGCAGGTTTTTGAACAAAGGATTGTCAGATTTCAATTTGGCCTTGGACTTGGGTTTCCTGACTAAGGCAAGGAAGTACACATTCTTCAAGCCAAAGTTTATCTTTTATGCGACTTACCTATCGGAAAAGATCGGATACTGGAGGTACATTACGATTTACAGGCACCTAAAGGAGAACCCTGAATACCAGTGCTACCCGATCTTTAAGTACTTCGAAAACTGGTGTCAAGATGAGAACAGACATGGAGATTTCTTCTCCGCTCTTATGAAGGCTCAGCCGCAGTTTCTCAATGACTGGAAGGCCAAACTCTGGTCTCGTTTCTTCTGTCTCTCGGTAATTAACACTTTTCGGTTGTCAGCATTCGCACCTTTATCCTTGCTAAACCCGATGTGTTCATTGATGGTTAACTTTTGTTGTATTGGTGTTTTGACATAGGTGTATGTTACTATGTACCTCAATGACTGCCAAAGGACCGCTTTCTATGAAGGGATTGGTCTTGACACCAAAGAATTCGATATGCATGTCATCATTGAGGTGAGACTGAAATTTGACCAATCATCTCCATAACAACTGACTTTAACCGCTTGCTTATTAGCTAAAAAGTCAACCAATATTTCTTGTTCGTCAAACTAAACAATAGCCATTTGCCAAACAGACTATGTAAAGTTTTTGCGAGCACCCTTGAACTAAAACGAGATAAAACCACTTAATTGTTTGCTTGTATCTATACTTGAATATTGATGCTTTCGCCTTGGCAGACCAACCGCACAACTGCGAGAATATTCCCAGCGGTGTTGGATGTGGAGAACCCGGAATTCAAGAGGAAGCTTGACCGAATGGTAGAGATAAACGAGAAGCTGATCGCTGTAGGACAGGGCGATGATATTGGTTTCGTAAAGAACTTGAAGAGGATCCCGTTGGTAGCAGCACTGGTTTCGGAAATCTTGGCTGCGTATCTGATGCCACCTATTGAATCAGGCTCAGTCGATTTAGCAGAATTCGAGCCACAGCTTGTATATTAGATTTCCCAATGTATTCAACCATATCATTCCTTATAGTAGTTTATACTTGAGGATAACTCGCATTTCGGAGAACCAAGAAGTTGTAACAATATGTAAACTTATGAATTGCGGATTTTGACATCTTGCATTGTTTATGATACAATGATACAACCTTGTTTTGcgtatattttcttatgcatgaACCATAATCTGAAATTACAGATGACCCTAAGTGTTCACTACACCAAAAATCTGCATTTACAGATGTGTATTACCCTGTTCTCATGGCACGCGTGACTCACGACACATATTACATAAGAAGGTTCAACACTAATTCAAATGAACCCGGATCAGtaaaacataattcgctagttagttcgccttttAGATTCCTGATTCACTCAAAATGTtacaaa
This genomic interval carries:
- the LOC130813702 gene encoding magnesium-protoporphyrin IX monomethyl ester [oxidative] cyclase, chloroplastic, yielding MALLKPISKFTPNLNPNPNPLTRPTTKFFRVSMSTTTPTPTKPSSKKGNKKEIQETLLTPRFYTTDFDEMEQLFNTEINKNLNEAEFEALLQEFKTDYNQTHFVRNSEFKEAADKIDGPLRQIFVEFLERSCTAEFSGFLLYKELGRRLKKTNPVVAEIFSLMSRDEARHAGFLNKGLSDFNLALDLGFLTKARKYTFFKPKFIFYATYLSEKIGYWRYITIYRHLKENPEYQCYPIFKYFENWCQDENRHGDFFSALMKAQPQFLNDWKAKLWSRFFCLSVYVTMYLNDCQRTAFYEGIGLDTKEFDMHVIIETNRTTARIFPAVLDVENPEFKRKLDRMVEINEKLIAVGQGDDIGFVKNLKRIPLVAALVSEILAAYLMPPIESGSVDLAEFEPQLVY